The DNA segment AACCTGGCACAGCGCGGGAATGACTGTGCCGGCATCACTTCCAACGTTACGGCGTCAGGCGATGACGACCCTTCGCACGGCGTGCTGCAATCACGGCGCGACCACCTTGAGTAC comes from the Acidihalobacter yilgarnensis genome and includes:
- the rpmH gene encoding 50S ribosomal protein L34 — encoded protein: MKRTFQPSNLHRKRTHGFRARMRTQGGRAVIAARRAKGRHRLTP